From the Mastacembelus armatus chromosome 14, fMasArm1.2, whole genome shotgun sequence genome, one window contains:
- the tmem218 gene encoding transmembrane protein 218, producing the protein MANTVMEVGTGVLVLAVVWIAALVFGMMLLRASGSARLGVIPIFLLVLTITLALVLFPRAPETTPSFKEIKIVDSLFIGRYVLLGVACVVFLVVFFMLLPFHFLQPVYAKALKTH; encoded by the exons ATGGCAAATACCGTAATGGAAGTCGGCACGGGCGTGTTGGTCCTTGCAGTGGTTTGGATCGCAGCCCTTGTGTTTGGGATGATGCTGCTGAGAGCGTCTGGCTCAGCGCG ATTAGGAGTTATTCCCATTTTCCTCCTGGTCCTCACCATCACTCTGGCACTGGTGCTTTTTCCTCGTGCTCCAGAGACAACTCCCTCTTTCAAAGAGATAAAG ATAGTGGACTCTTTGTTCATCGGCCGTTATGTGCTGCTGGGAGTGGCGTGCGTAGTCTTTCTTGTGGTGTTCTTCATGCTGCTCCCCTTTCATTTCCTGCAGCCTGTCTATGCCAAGGCCTTAAAAACACACTAG